A part of Aegilops tauschii subsp. strangulata cultivar AL8/78 chromosome 2, Aet v6.0, whole genome shotgun sequence genomic DNA contains:
- the LOC109759234 gene encoding protein G1-like4, giving the protein MDLSANPDSPLSGGGNGGGSSSSITSSLSVASGGTPQSPSRYEAQKRRDWNTFGQYLRNHRPPLSLAQCSGAHVLEFLRYLDQFGKTKVHASACPFFGHPSPPAPCPCPLRQAWGSLDALVGRLRAAYEENGGSPESNPFAARAVRLYLREVREHQARARGVSYEKKKRKKPQQLAGDSSSGSFHGNQHQPPPGPPPAAGC; this is encoded by the coding sequence ATGGACCTGTCGGCGAACCCGGACAGCCCTCTGTCTGGAGGGGGCAACGGTGGCGGCTCCTCGAGCAGCATCACCTCCTCGCTTTCCGTGGCCTCAGGGGGCACTCCGCAGTCGCCGAGCAGGTACGAGGCGCAGAAGCGGCGCGACTGGAACACGTTCGGGCAGTACCTGCGGAACCACCGGCCGCCGCTGAGCCTGGCTCAGTGCAGCGGGGCGCACGTCCTGGAGTTCCTGCGCTACCTTGACCAGTTCGGCAAGACCAAGGTGCACGCCTCGGCCTGCCCCTTCTTCGGCCACCCGAGCCCGCCGGCACCCTGCCCGTGCCCGCTCCGTCAGGCCTGGGGCAGCCTGGACGCCCTCGTCGGCCGCCTCCGCGCCGCCTACGAGGAGAACGGCGGCAGCCCCGAGTCCAACCCCTTCGCTGCGCGCGCCGTCCGCCTCTACCTTCGCGAGGTCCGCGAGCACCAGGCCCGCGCCCGCGGCGTCAGCTACGAGAAGAAGAAGCGCAAGAAGCCGCAGCAGCTGGCCGGCGACAGCAGCAGCGGCAGCTTCCATGGCAACCAGCACCAGCCCCCTCCCGgcccgcctcccgccgccggtTGCTGA